A stretch of DNA from Malus sylvestris chromosome 9, drMalSylv7.2, whole genome shotgun sequence:
gctacgtccacggaatagaggagttctcattaattgtgaagggtttacacaagtacataggttcaagctctcctttagtgagtacaagtgaatgatttagtacaaatgacattaggaaatattgtgggagaatgatctcgtaatcacgaaacttctaagtaccggagtgtggtatcgtcttgacttgccttatctgtctcataggtagatgtggcatcttctctggaagtactcttcctccatccaggggtggtatctttaactggtggagatgcacaatgtaatgtatcaatttcacttgaagcttacttgtagtttcaggcttggtcaagcgcgatacaaaccatgtagtaggagtcccccaagtcgccgagctaggggatctgctgaaagaggtgacagacaaggtaagcaatcagagctccaagcaatcagtcccagatcagaactttgatttcgagttccggctgattgttcacattctccctatcttgcaggcagcatgaaggataaagagaagaaaaatgagaagatatgatatgagatacttttgcttttgaagaagtaactttccacaggcttattcttgaactgggctggagggttttctggtttcctccagagtataaggccgactaaagaatttgagggtcaaaacaagtccatcaaatctagagtacgttcgaccctgctgatatgggatacttttgcttttgacagagtagtggatgtatcggcacgtgtgctgttacgcttgtctccacatgcttctttgtatccttctcacttgccctatttgttcctctcGCAGATGCgatatcttccctggaaacataagatgttgaagatgagtactcgagagcaatgccaggtaagtaatcaggtaaggggttccaagcagtcagtttctaactggaagcttgattccaagtgctgactgattgctttctttctccttgtcttgcaggtaagaacaaagccaaaggaaaagacagggaaaaagcatgatatgggatactcttgcttttaaccctgatgatatgagatattcttgctctagtatagcttgtttacagaggtattatcggggggaaagaaagttgaatatttcgaaaggcttcattgggagtgccctctcagatatgaggaagggttgagcatttttgcaggtctgcctgtccgttggggatggaggtcgacatatataggagtctccctaacaacaagtagtaatgctattcctttaccctgcttggtcatagcacggtagtgggagctgccagcctcacatgttttaactctgttagagcactttgaaaaagtggtttgtggtatctggaaagctgatgttgcgtgtgaagattacagacaagctttatccaacgaaatccggctcttgaagttgggaaagtggtgcctcttcggttttcgaacaagcaatcccgttggggatctggctctcgagattcgaagaacaatgcatcttcgatttttgagaaagcaatcctgctgggggtctggctctcgagattcggagagcagtgtctcttcgatttttgagaaagtaatcatgttgggagtctggctctcgagattcggagggcggtgcctcttcgattttggagcaagcaatcttgttgggagtgttttctcgaatgtgagtaaaggttgggcatgtttgctagtctaccttgccacgaagcacagaggttgacacacagagactttccaattatccagcagtggtactgttcctttacccttgtgggtaataatatggtagctagaccttcaaaatttatgtgtctaagtTTTGTTagtattgtttctttgctattcttttacccttcttggtcagagcgatgtagtgggagttgcaagcttcacgtgtctcaactttatCAGAgaactttgacaaagttatctgtggtacccatgagctaatgttgcgtgtgggaagtgggtgattgaacagtaagattcatgtgctttctacttcaccagaaatcttcgacagaatgcccataattttcgcaaagctgagtgtgcgtgtgacaggtgctgacaaggttggaaaagtaggtgcctcttcaatttctgagatcggccatcgtggtctctgagcagcccaacttttgagaaagcaagcgcctcttcgatttctgagattggccttcgtggtctttgagcagcccagcttttgagaaagcaaacgcctcttcgatttctgagatcgaccctcgtggtctctgagcagcccagcttttgagaaagcaaacgcctcttcgatttctaaagcTCGGTCGGGTGcaaatttttatagaggctgacattaagttccaaagcacacttgaatcttcaccagtagaagctccattcttgcacttctaagatcttgatttgtccgacatcttctctcttcaacacctttgaaaatgtctggcccctccgaccgtcgttttgacttaaaccttgttgaagaggcagccacgccttctccagacaacatatggcgcccatccttcgtttcccctactggtcctcttaccgttggggatttcgtgatgaagaatgatatgaccgctgcggtggtggtcaggaaccttctcactcccaaagataacagactaatttccaaacggtctgatgagttggctgttaaggattatttggctctcagtgttcagtgtgtaggttatgtgtctaatatggcccaacgcctatttgctcgaacccgccaagttgaatcattggcggctgaagtgatgagtctcaaacaggagattagagggctcaagcatgagaataaacagttgcaccggctcgcacatgactatgctacaaacatgaagaggaagcttgaccagatgaaggaatctgatggtcaggttttacttgatcatcagagatttgtgggtttgttccaaaggcatttattgccttcgtcttctggggctgtaccgcgtaatgaagctccaaataatcaacctctaatgcctcctccttctagggttctgtccagtactgaggcttcgaatgatccccctccggtgccttctctttctggggctttaccgactgctgagacttctcctaagcaacctttgtgaaggctccctcttgtttgtttattttgactcatgcatatgtacatatttgtaacttatcggggatatcaataaataagctttccttcatttcaacgtattgtgttaaatacaccaaagccttcttcgctaagtttttttaattttcttttgttgaagctttgtgagtggagcatgtaggttgaggtagtgttcccttaatttcctgagtgaggaaaacttctcggttggagactttgaaaatccaagtcactgagtaggatcggctatatgaatcttggaacgccattgtgctcggtcctgtgtcatgtcctccgttagatccaagtactctaagtcttttcttagagtatcttccaaagtttttctaggtcttcctctaccccttcggccctgaacctctgtcccatagtcgcatcttctaattggagcgttagtaggccttctttgcacatgtccaaaccaccgtaaccgattttctctcatctttccttcaatttcggctactcctactttaccccggatatcctcattcataatcttatcctttctcgtgtgcccacatatccaacgaagcatctttatctccgctacacccattttgtgtacgtgttgatgcttcaccgcccaacattctgtaccatacagcatcgctgaccttattgtcgtcctataaaattttcccttgagcttcagtggcatacggcggtcacacaacacgccggatgcactcttccatttcatccatctagcttgtattctatggttgagatctccatctaattctccgttcttttgcaagatagatcctaggtaacgaaaacggttgctctttggtatttcttgatcttcgatcctcacccctaactcgttttggcctccatttgcactgaacttgcactccatatattctgtctttgatcggcttaggcgaagacctttagattccaacacttctctccaaaggttaagctttgcatttaccccttcctgagtttcatctatcaacactatatcgtctgcgaaaagcatacaccaaggaatatcatcttgaatatgtcctgttaactaatccattaccaacgcaaaaaggtaaggacttaaggatgagccttgatgtaatcctacagttatgggaaagctttcggtttgtccttcatgagttcttacggcagtcttggctccttcatacatatcctttatagattggatatatgctactcgtactcctttcttctctaaaatcctccaaagaatgtctcttggaaccctatcatacgctttttccaaatctataaagaccatgtgtaaatcctttttcccatctctatatctttccatcaatcttcgtaagagatagattgcctccatggttgagcgccctggcatgaacccgaattggttgtccgaaacccgtgtctcttgcctcaatctatgctcaatgactctctcccagagcttcattgtatgactcattagcttaatacccctatagttcatgcaattttgtacgtcgcccttattcttgtagataggcacaaAAGTGCTTGTtcaccactcatttggcatcttcttcgttttcaaaatcctattgaaaaaggtcagtgagccatgttatacatgtctctcccaaaactttccacacttcgattggtatatcgtctgggcctactacttttctatgcttcatcttcttcaaagctaccaCCACTtattccttccggattcgacgataaaaaaagtagtttctacactcttctgagttactcaactcccctaaagaagcactcccttcatgtccttcattgaaaagattatgaaaataacctctccatctgtctttaaccgcgttctctgtagcaagaacatttccatcctcatccttgatgcacctcacttggtttaggtcccttgtcttcttttcccttactctagctagtttatagatatccaactctcattctttggtatctagtcgcttatacatatcgtcataagccactaacttagcttctttcacagctttcttcgcctcttgcttcgtttttctatacctttcaccattttcatcggtcttatccttgtataaggctttacaacattccttcttagccttcacatttgtttgtacctcctcattccaccaccaagattccttttggtgtggggcaaagcccttggactctcctaatacctcttttgctacttttcggatacaaccagccatggaatcccacatttggctagcttccccctctctatcccacacacactgggtgattactttctctttgaaaatggcttgtttttcttcttttagattccaccatctagtccttgggcacttccaagtcttgttcttttttctcactcttttgatatgtacatccatcaacaacaagcgatgttgattagccacgctctttcctggtataactttgcaatccttacaagttatacgataccctttcctcattagaagaaaatctatttgtgtttttgacgacctactcttgtaggtgatcacatgttcttctctcttcttaaagaaggtgttggctaagaagagatcatatgccattgcaaaatccaagatagcttccccatcctcgtttctctccccaaaaccatggccaccatgaaaacctccatagttgcctgtctccctgcccacgtgtccatttaaatctcctcctataaataacttctccgtctaaGCAATTCCTtacaccaagtctccaaggtcttcccaaaatttctccttcgaactcgtatccaaccctacttgaggtgcgtacgcactaatcacattgataagtttttgtcctattacaatcttgattgccatgattctatctcctaccctcttgacatctacaacatcttgtgtcaaggtcttgtccacgatgatgccaacaccatttctcgttctatttgtgccaaaataccaaagtttaaaccctgagttttctagatcctttgccttacgaccaacccacttagtttcttgtaggcacataatatttatccttctcctcaccataacttccaccacttccatagattttcccgttaaggttcctatattccacgttcctaaacgtattttgctctcttgaactctacccttctgtcctagcttcttcaccatcccccgtctaataggatcaaagtacttcttttgtgtgtcccgtgtaaagttgattggagcatatgctcccaaaccaataaataatcagaACTAATAAATCATGGGGACTCATTTGATTCCTATTAAATGAACATAATTTATCTGTTTGGCTACCCAGAAAATGCCGGAACAACAATTCAACATTTCACTAACTAATCCCAGAAACCAAGTTAAGGACCAACCAACCCAACAAAAATTACATGCATTTTGCTcagaaattttgaaacttttgcAGCCttgacaaacaaaacataaaacaaaagaCCATTCacatattttccttcattttctcagcaaccaaaaaCATGCCAAATTTTGGAGAGCAAACCAGATACTTACAAAGAAGGAACTTTGCCAATTGCCCACGTTGTGGTTAACCAAGCAGCGAGTATCTTCGATGCTCATGGTTCCTCGCTGGGCTTTCGAGCTTCATATTGAACTGGGAGgacgatgagttggaagctcggATTCCGCGGCTCCGAATTGTAGAAATGTAGCGAGAAAACAGGTTCGGGGTGTGAAGATTGGTGGGTAGGAGTTGGATTTTATTGAGGTTTGGTGGCTTGGGAATGGAAGGGAGTGAAAGTGAGTAGCAGTAAGGGGAAGCCATGAAAGCAAAGGCAGGAGGATTCTGAGGAAGAAGAGCTCAGAGCAGAGTACAAGTAGCTGCTCCATTGTAATTTCGTTGTTTCTTATGTTTAAGCAGTCAGAGAGGCTTCAGGAGGTTGATCTCTTGTAATTATATACAAACTCGTTTCCCTTGTGTTATTAGGTTTCCCTTCTTTTATGAGGATTCCTTCTTACACAAGAATAGTTTCTTACTTTCTTAGGAATCGTATTCATTGGAACCCAAGTCTTAATGTATATTTTCTGAACATTATAATATCTCTTTTTGCCGAacttttttaaacaaacaaagttTCAATATAACAATTAGATTGATAGGGAACCAAAAtgaccctaaaaaaaaaaaaaatcctttaaTCGTATTCATGTGGTGGAGTTTGTTAATAATTATAATCGAATCaaatttctctcatttttctgtCAAATATAAAGTACAAGTGTCGTTTCATTTTCATtgtatctattttattattactcttatttatttttacattcaATTCAAGATAGCGAATTTGATACCAACTTAGGTTGTCTATTGTGTGGTTTAGCCGAACTCCCTTCTCCTCCTAACGTAAAATATATTGTTATGCTAAAAAAGAATATTCAAGATGCATGACATGGAACCATCTCCAATTATCCTCCTTATTTTAGGTTTAACAATTGAATGATACTTGACTACCCAAAAGGTGATTAGTAGTTCGTATCAAAAGTGTTTGTTGCCGATTCATAGCAATTCGTATTTATAATCAAAACccttcatattataaattaatCTATAAAAAtactacaaaaaaattaatctatTGCATGCCCCCTTCTCTGTCTTTCCCTCTCTCTTCAATCTGTTGCATGCCCCCTGTATCCATGTCTTCACCATTTGATATGCCCTCAACATCATCCTCGTCCTGATATTCGGGCTTCACACGCCGAACGGGGATTGTAACGGAGTACACGGTGCCTAGGTCCTGATCCTCCGAGACACTAAGCTGGACTTTATCCTTCGAGTCTATTTCCACAAAATCGGACAGAGCTCCGACAATGTTGCTTACAATCTTCTGTTTCGCCTCATCAGTTACTGTGCATCGATCAGAGAAGAGGATCATCTGCAACCGCTGCTTTGCAATCTTTGCATTGGAAGTCCTTCGTGTCGATGGTGAAGGGAGCAATATCTTCCATGCCAAATTCAAGCGCTCGAAAAAGCTCATGTTTATAGCATTGAGGAGAAAGCCTTCTGTTTCTTGGCTTATAGGTCCCGGAAAGAGTTCACTGTTTCCTTCAATTCCAAATGATTGGTCATAGTGACACTTCGAGTTCGAGCTATAGCAAACTAGATTTGAGAAAGACGTTTGATTCATCAGAGGAAAACTACCTCCGCCATTGAAACCGTTATATTTTACCTGCAGATATACGAGAGAGCATCAGACCTGAAATATAAACCGTTCCTTGAAGTTGAAGCCATATGACGGCAGTAGGTGTTTGAGAGGATTGTTGACAAATCTAATACAACAGATTTCAgtaaaagggtaatgctagggagactcaatttgtaaactaaatttcGAAAACTAAAGGATATGGAAGTTGATGGTTGGTTTATTGCTTAAGCGACATGCTTACACTAAACAAAAGAATCAGGCGCTATGCGTTACTCCCAAACCTCCCGGTTTAGGTATTCTTCAAATGAAATCTGAAAAACTAGTCAAATCCAAATTTCTAAAATTTACTTGATAGCAGGGAAAATTAGTGCAAAATCTCAGCACCTACATAATGAAAGCAGTAAAAAATTTGCCCCACCATTCACCTTCCAGAAAAAAGCACCTACATAACTGCTGCTTTGATATTTCCATCCAATAATGTTTCTTTTCATATTAAATTTTCATAAATTGACATTAAAAGGATAAATAGACAGAACAACGACaagaacacacaaaaaaagCAGAACCGGCAGCCATAGAAAATCAAATTGTAAACAAGACTTGCGAATTTCCAGCAATGAATGAGGCAACTGGAGATAAATCTAGAAACCCAGTTggataaatgcatgaaatttcaaatcttttgcagaaaaagaagcaaaaataaaaGGGGGAAAATGCAAACCTTGGAGGGTTGGAGAGAGATTCCCAGAGAGTGGTGGTGCTTAAAAGGGAAAGTTCCAAAAATTGCAGAGATTCCAAAATCACCAGAAAAAGCCATTTTTCTTTTACTATCTAAATATGTATGAAATCTTCGGAAATATATCAACTGGGTTTTTGTTTCTCTCAGAGCTCCAGCTGAAGTGTGGCGTTATGTACTTGGGTAGGTTTTTAACGGTCATGACGGAAGAAAGAGGGAAACCAGCAGAGGGTATTAATGTAATTGTGTAACTAAATTGGGGACACttcgaaaaggaaaaaaaaaaaatcctagatAATACCTTGTTTCATAAGATTACCCTTTGCTTGTTCTTCAAATCTACTAACTTTTCAAGGACATGCAATGCATGTAGATTGTCGACAAGAAAATTGGATGTTGCGCCAAGAAAATCAGAAACTCTGTATTTGTGCGTCGGTCAAATCTAGGGAGCTTACAAACAAGCAAGGCAGTCTAGGGATTTTTGAGATCCGAGATGATGTCAAAAAATATGTCATcattttatataagaaaattatttgttttcatatgtaaaatatcgataaaatgatacttagaaaaacacttcaaacttaataatttataaacacggaaaaactaatttattttgtatcgtaagaaggaaacaaaaaaaactccggatttacaagtagatagatatgcgttttgttttccatctgaacttttaaagtgtttttgtataaatcgtgaggtattttttcttatttactaactttgtcaatatgagacaaaaaataattatgtttttgagtctttaattgatatgtataggTAATAAATAggtactaaattaaacattttgatgacacatcatatgatttgtaaatttggtctaaaaatttggtcaacgcattactctttgttgaagattagacttgaatttgaacaaatatttaaaaataacaacccacatagctactagctactaattaaaaataaattaacaaccaaacaaaaattcgtaaaaattgaaaagaataaacatgcacttaacatttcgaacttaggatctctcgttaattttaaacaacaaaaaccattgattctaattaaacttcttgatcatttagcgaaattttatatatttatactcttatgaaaagaaatttgtaaaagttgaaaagtaaataagcacacatggtgttttgaagccaagatctcctcattaatttcaaacaacaaaaccaccagttctagttaaatttccTTGTTATTgatccaaattttataaatttatactcttatgaaaacatatataaatataccaccctCATAATTTTAGTGTCCCTAattattttgggccccgaaCGGTCACCCTGCTTGCATTGGGCCTGGGCCGGCATTGCAAAGAAGGGGAGGGGAAGTGATGACACAATTGGGCTTTGTTGTTTAGGCGAGGAAATAGAGTATTGTCTCATATTGAAAAGTTAAGACACTTTGCATCAAATAAAGTTTGGTTAATCCGGTTATTGTTAACTGGTTTAAGATGAAACCTTAACATTCCTCAGTTGAGACGGTGAAGTTGAGTTTGTTGTGCTAGTACTCGTATATGGACAGTTTTAGAATAAGTGTGTGCATGGACTATATGCTTAAATGGTGAGTGAACTCAAATGATCGTAGAGTTCAAACAAAAATCGAGGAAGTGAAAATTAGAGTATTCTAACCAACAAATGAACAAACTATAAAGACTATTttattaaaaggaaaaataaagaaacaagaatGTTAAGACGGTTACAAATTGAGGACTACATTTTGACTAATCTTAATTTCTAATAAGCAAGATATACAACTCAAATACTAACCTAACAAGAAAACTCAAATAATTTAATAAACCTGAAAATACTATTATTTTCCAACAAATTAATATTCAAAAGAAACAATCCATCTCATTTAAATCGAAACCTCAACATTATACATCTATCTGTCGAAAGAAATCGGGTCTATTTTCCCACAAAACTAATTATTATTAGTTTCATAGTAACTATTCATCTATTCAAAGCAAGGGAGTCCacctcatcttcatgccacctgTCCTCCTTGTCCCTTTGGTGACAAACTCGGCAAACGATACAACGATCGAATTGCATGCATGTTATAAAACTCTGCAACCGAGAAGCCTTGTCAAGAATTATCCAATTAATTTGTACCCAGAAGCAATGTGAAATATTGAGAACTTGTAGCTGTTTTAGGTCATTCAATATAATGTGCACCGGAGGCTTAAAACCTTCAGTTTCGGAAGATATGCAACTAGGGTTGAAGCAAAGCCACGATCACAAGTACCCATAAGTTTAAGTTCACTGAAGTTTTTACAGTTGCTGGAAATCTGCTCCAACAGGTACGGGAAATTTGTATTATCGGGAGATATTGTCAGCGACACGAGGTCTTTCCAGCAGCGAAAGGCCTCGTATATTCCAGTGTCGCTTATTGTGAAGCAACTTGGAAGAACCAGTCGTTTTAACTTTAGGCACCTACATGAGATTGTTTTAGGGAAACAACTAGTCATCAAGATATTCACCTTGTCAATACACAGTTAAAGAGTTTGTTCAAATTATCTTCTAGGTTTATAGACAATCCGTTAAAAtaattggaaatcaaattcttattcttgaaataattaaaattgaatattgATGACATGTCAATCAAATATCAACAACATAATAATTTTACATGTTATATCTGTTTGTACTACTATTTAAGACAATTTTGGCCCAATTAAAAAATGTCAAGTGTTCCTTGATTTTTAAGtccaagaaaaaataaataacatgtccatttaaaaataaaaaataaaacacatgTTAAAATATCATTGGACAAAATCAAAAGGTGAATACTCACTAATGAGTACACAATATTATCCTTATCTTTGTATGGCATTAGTTAGTGTTTAGAATCGTTGAATTTTGataattcattatatttatGTCTAGTGAAGAAATGAACATCAATATGCATGTTTTGTCCAACTTGAGACTAGATTAGCCGTACTCCACGATTACTATACTTTAGAAGTTGgcatccatttcttcttttaaaCTTATGTTATGAGTCATCTAATTCAATTCAATTAGAGACATTGAACAAGGCCTACATTTTTATCGTATATTTATATCTCCTACACTAATAGGGTACGTGTTTTAAATTCCAAGGGGTACATCAGATGAAGTTAGTTTGTACAAGACTCCTGGTTATATTTTCAACCGAAACGATAACAGATATACAAGAGTATTATCAGTAAACAAAGAGATGATAATTACAGCAACATTAGCTAAtaatcccctttttttttttataaccattgctcttaaaaccctaaaatccaCATCTACTGACGATACaattacaaataattaaaaagataTGGCCAAATTACGTACCTTTTAGCAGCATAGGTGATGAAGGCATCGTCACCCAAGTAGGGACTTGAAACTAAGGTCGTGACGTTTCCTTGACCGAGACTCAATAAAGCCTTCGAAACACCACTCAGAACTGATGGAGAATCGTAAACTGGCTCTACTTCCATGACTGAAAAATCAAGCGTAGCCCAAAACACAGAATGATTACATATAAGCGAACGCAGCGCAGTAGAAATGGCAGCACAACGAACAAGAACAAGTGCTTTCGTTAATTCGGAGCTGCTGCTGGATAAAATCTTGAACCATATGTCCGGTGGCAGGTCTTCCCATCTTCTCACGCTCATTTGGGAGTCATCATCCACTTTTTTTCGTTTTTCTGGTGGAAAGTCAGCGCCGACTTCCAtagcagtttttttttccaaacaaCTAGCCTTATATTTTGTTGCGTTTTCTTTGAGCAGATATATTTTGTTGGCTTTAAGATGTCTTATATAGAGAGACAAAGGAAAACCCTAGGTTTCTTCTTTTGGTGCGTGAACTACGGAGGGCCGAAGCCCAACAACTAGAAGACTCCATGCCTTGCCCCCACAAATGTTATCAAACCatgtgatatttttcttttaaaagggACCCAGTCCACCATTCTGCTAGTCAAGAAGAGCATTTCAACTTGCCATCATCGTGTGATTCACGTCAAAAATCAAACTCAGGATGTGCCGAGTGAAATACTAGTTGGAATTCGTCCCCAAACCACTAAGGCACCCCATGGTGGTTTATCAAACCATGTGATCTTATAAGCAAGAATGTGATCTTATTTTTGCTAGTAACAACTCCCTTTCTGTAAGAAATGTGTTCTTCAGTGAAATGTACTAAGTATGAACTATTGGCACGAGTCAACTATATAATTTAGGAATGTAATCCTCTAATTGATTCCTTGTATAATTGGGatacttatttttttattatgtgg
This window harbors:
- the LOC126583837 gene encoding F-box/LRR-repeat protein At3g48880-like isoform X1, producing the protein MEVGADFPPEKRKKVDDDSQMSVRRWEDLPPDIWFKILSSSSSELTKALVLVRCAAISTALRSLICNHSVFWATLDFSVMEVEPVYDSPSVLSGVSKALLSLGQGNVTTLVSSPYLGDDAFITYAAKRCLKLKRLVLPSCFTISDTGIYEAFRCWKDLVSLTISPDNTNFPYLLEQISSNCKNFSELKLMGTCDRGFASTLVAYLPKLKSFITCMQFDRCIVCRVCHQRDKEDRWHEDEVDSLALNR
- the LOC126583837 gene encoding F-box/LRR-repeat protein At3g48880-like isoform X2, with protein sequence MEVGADFPPEKRKKVDDDSQMSVRRWEDLPPDIWFKILSSSSSELTKALVLVRCAAISTALRSLICNHSVFWATLDFSVMEVEPVYDSPSVLSGVSKALLSLGQGNVTTLVSSPYLGDDAFITYAAKRCLKLKRLVLPSCFTISDTGIYEAFRCWKDLVSLTISPDNTNFPYLLEQISSNCKNFSELKLMEFYNMHAIRSLYRLPSLSPKGQGGQVA
- the LOC126583842 gene encoding cell division topological specificity factor homolog, chloroplastic-like; amino-acid sequence: MAFSGDFGISAIFGTFPFKHHHSLGISLQPSKVKYNGFNGGGSFPLMNQTSFSNLVCYSSNSKCHYDQSFGIEGNSELFPGPISQETEGFLLNAINMSFFERLNLAWKILLPSPSTRRTSNAKIAKQRLQMILFSDRCTVTDEAKQKIVSNIVGALSDFVEIDSKDKVQLSVSEDQDLGTVYSVTIPVRRVKPEYQDEDDVEGISNGEDMDTGGMQQIEERGKDREGGMQ